One region of Pseudomonadota bacterium genomic DNA includes:
- a CDS encoding UDP-N-acetylmuramoyl-L-alanyl-D-glutamate--2,6-diaminopimelate ligase: MKLTELINNISAIKVIGNTDIEITGVTKDSRKAKEGHIFFATEKSERFIDDAAGRGASVIVSDGEVKTHFPCSIKTDDPKGLLGHIASKFYGFPSKKLYMIGITGTNGKTTTTYLIESILKTAGKKAGLVGTISYRYDGHTLKAYNTTPGADELQSLLHDMKDAGTEYVVMEVSSHALDQKRVEGVDFDTAIFTNLTHDHLDYHGTFENYKATKKLFFSHFLEKSSKEGKSAIINADDLGAVGLIPNPPIRTLFYSLKKPSEAYLTGFREDIWGLRLELILMGKPLLILSPMIGAFNISNILAASLAGYVANMTYDQIKKGIERLEGVPGRLERVKNKNGVSIFIDYAHTPDALKKVLEMLNSLKKGKLTVIFGCGGDRDREKRPVMGNIASHLADYTIITSDNPRSENPMKIIEDIKKGFDGNACRIVENRKDAIFEGIKAARQDDVLLIAGKGHEDYQIIGDRVFHFSDREVVEELLDVAC, from the coding sequence ATGAAGCTTACTGAGTTAATAAACAATATATCTGCAATCAAAGTTATCGGCAATACCGATATTGAGATTACAGGCGTTACCAAGGATTCAAGAAAAGCAAAGGAAGGTCACATTTTCTTCGCAACAGAGAAAAGCGAAAGGTTTATAGACGATGCAGCAGGAAGGGGTGCAAGTGTTATCGTATCTGATGGAGAGGTAAAAACACATTTTCCCTGTTCAATAAAGACCGATGACCCAAAGGGCCTTCTGGGGCATATTGCGTCAAAGTTTTACGGCTTCCCGTCAAAAAAGCTCTATATGATCGGTATTACCGGCACGAACGGCAAGACCACAACAACCTACCTTATCGAGTCCATACTCAAAACTGCCGGCAAAAAAGCAGGTCTGGTAGGAACCATCTCATACCGGTATGACGGCCATACCCTGAAGGCCTATAATACTACACCTGGCGCAGACGAACTGCAAAGTCTGCTCCATGATATGAAAGATGCCGGTACGGAATATGTGGTAATGGAAGTTTCATCGCATGCGCTGGATCAAAAAAGGGTTGAGGGGGTGGATTTCGATACTGCCATTTTTACGAACCTTACCCACGACCACCTCGATTACCACGGTACTTTTGAAAATTATAAGGCGACAAAAAAGCTATTTTTCTCACATTTCCTGGAGAAGAGCTCGAAGGAAGGAAAATCCGCCATAATAAATGCAGACGATTTGGGCGCAGTCGGGCTTATCCCTAATCCGCCTATCAGGACGCTTTTCTACAGTCTTAAAAAACCATCGGAAGCATATCTTACCGGCTTTCGGGAAGATATATGGGGCTTGCGGCTTGAGCTGATATTGATGGGGAAGCCTCTGTTAATTTTATCCCCAATGATAGGCGCTTTCAACATATCGAATATATTGGCAGCATCTCTTGCCGGTTATGTTGCCAATATGACATATGACCAGATAAAGAAGGGCATTGAAAGACTTGAGGGCGTTCCCGGCAGGCTTGAGAGGGTAAAGAACAAAAACGGGGTCTCCATCTTCATAGATTATGCCCATACACCGGATGCATTGAAAAAGGTTCTGGAAATGCTCAATTCATTAAAAAAAGGGAAACTGACTGTTATTTTCGGATGCGGCGGCGACAGAGACAGAGAAAAGAGGCCTGTCATGGGGAATATCGCCTCACACCTTGCAGACTATACAATCATCACCTCGGATAACCCGAGGAGTGAAAACCCCATGAAGATTATAGAAGACATTAAAAAAGGGTTCGATGGTAATGCCTGCAGGATTGTTGAAAACAGAAAGGATGCAATTTTTGAAGGAATAAAAGCGGCAAGACAGGATGATGTCCTTTTAATAGCCGGGAAAGGGCACGAGGACTATCAAATCATAGGCGACAGGGTTTTTCATTTCAGCGACAGGGAAGTTGTTGAGGAGCTTTTAGATGTGGCATGTTGA